One Maribacter dokdonensis DSW-8 genomic region harbors:
- the frr gene encoding ribosome recycling factor yields MNEEIQFVLDATKEGMEAAIAHLEREFLKIRAGKASPTMLSSVLVDYYGSQTPLAQVANINTPDGRTISVQPWEKGMLQEIEKAIMNANLGFNPMNNGDMIIINVPPLTEERRIQLTKQAKAEAEHAKVGVRSARQDANKEIKDLDISEDLQKNATADVQDLTDAFTKKIDDFLSKKEAEIMKV; encoded by the coding sequence TACAATTTGTTTTAGACGCTACAAAAGAAGGTATGGAAGCTGCCATAGCGCATTTAGAACGTGAATTTTTAAAAATTAGAGCAGGTAAAGCCAGTCCTACCATGTTATCTTCTGTATTGGTAGATTATTATGGATCACAAACTCCACTAGCTCAAGTAGCCAATATCAACACGCCAGATGGTAGAACAATTTCTGTTCAACCATGGGAGAAAGGTATGCTTCAAGAAATTGAAAAAGCCATAATGAATGCCAATTTAGGCTTTAATCCTATGAATAATGGCGACATGATCATCATCAACGTACCGCCTTTAACAGAGGAGCGTAGAATACAGTTGACCAAGCAGGCTAAAGCTGAAGCAGAACATGCAAAAGTAGGAGTTAGAAGTGCAAGACAAGATGCAAACAAAGAAATAAAGGATTTGGATATTTCTGAAGACCTTCAAAAAAACGCAACCGCAGATGTACAGGATCTAACGGATGCATTCACTAAAAAGATTGATGATTTCTTGAGCAAAAAAGAGGCTGAAATCATGAAAGTTTAA
- a CDS encoding efflux RND transporter permease subunit: MVAKLTKGFWPKTANIILRNRILILLLITGFTIFMGWQWQYMRFSSSQTNLLPDDHPVNIQYQDFLSKFGEEGNAVVFAILDSALFEPTNFNRWNRLSKQLAAFPEVEFVISTDNLKELVKNNDKQEFEMLPLINGELKTKKEIDSITDHLFNDLPFYENLLFNKESKTIRTIVNLDKDIVNTTVRKDFILQDINTLVRNFEKETNLDVHISGMPYVRTMNSQNIIDEIGKFILAALGVTSLIFFFFFRSVRATFISMCVVIIGVMWAFGFLGLLQYEITVLTALIPPLIIVIGIPNCIFLINKYQQEVKKHGNQALSLQRVISKIGNATLMTNITTASGFATFIITDSTLLKEFGIVASINIIGIFILSLLIIPIVYSFMPLPKTKHLKHLNKKWIDAFVNWMERIVRHRRITVYIVSISLLVLSIIGIYQIRISGSPIEDMPKNAEFFHDIRFFEKEFKGIMPVEIVVDTKTPKGVLKPATLKRMNQLGEVIDEIPELSSPVSVVNLVKYSKQAFYNGIPKYYQLPTSQENTFIMDVARKSSDNGNLLESFVDSTGQTARITTFMRDVNTSRMEEIEQRLLENITKIFPVERYNVYMTGSALLFLKGTKYLVKNLIMSLALAIALIALFMAYLFRSFRMIVISLIPNLLPLVITAGIMGFVGVPIKPSTILVFSIAFGISVDDTIHFLAKYRQELTANKWRIEKSVYNALRETGVSMFYTSIVLFFGFSVFVISNFGGTVALGSLVSATLLLAMLANLILLPSLLLSLEKSIANKQTLKKPQIDILPQEENNN, translated from the coding sequence ATGGTAGCGAAACTTACGAAAGGATTTTGGCCTAAAACGGCAAACATAATTCTACGCAACAGAATCCTAATTTTACTATTGATTACCGGTTTTACCATTTTCATGGGCTGGCAATGGCAATACATGCGATTTTCTAGCTCACAAACCAACCTTTTACCAGATGATCACCCGGTTAACATACAATACCAGGATTTTTTAAGCAAATTTGGCGAAGAAGGTAATGCTGTTGTTTTTGCCATACTGGATAGCGCTTTGTTTGAACCTACTAATTTCAACCGTTGGAATAGACTCAGCAAACAACTTGCCGCTTTTCCAGAAGTTGAATTCGTTATATCAACCGACAACTTAAAAGAGTTGGTTAAAAATAACGACAAGCAAGAATTTGAAATGTTACCGTTAATCAACGGTGAATTAAAGACCAAAAAAGAAATAGACAGTATAACAGATCATCTTTTTAATGATCTACCTTTCTATGAAAATCTACTTTTTAACAAGGAGAGCAAGACAATACGTACCATTGTCAATTTAGATAAGGATATAGTTAACACCACTGTTAGAAAAGATTTTATTCTACAGGACATCAACACCTTGGTTCGTAATTTTGAAAAGGAAACCAATCTCGATGTTCATATTTCCGGTATGCCCTATGTGAGAACCATGAACTCACAAAATATCATAGATGAAATAGGAAAGTTTATTTTGGCAGCGCTAGGCGTTACCTCCTTAATTTTCTTCTTTTTCTTTAGAAGCGTTAGAGCCACTTTCATTTCAATGTGTGTAGTTATCATTGGGGTAATGTGGGCTTTTGGTTTTCTAGGACTTTTACAATATGAAATTACGGTACTTACCGCCCTTATACCGCCACTAATTATTGTAATAGGTATACCAAACTGTATATTCTTGATCAACAAGTATCAGCAAGAGGTTAAAAAACATGGTAACCAAGCACTTTCGTTGCAACGTGTAATCTCCAAAATAGGAAATGCTACGTTAATGACCAACATTACCACTGCTTCTGGTTTTGCCACTTTTATCATAACCGATAGTACTCTTTTAAAAGAGTTTGGTATTGTAGCTTCTATCAACATCATTGGAATTTTCATTTTATCGCTTTTGATTATTCCTATAGTGTACAGTTTTATGCCATTACCAAAAACAAAGCATTTAAAACACTTGAACAAAAAATGGATAGATGCATTTGTTAATTGGATGGAACGCATCGTAAGACATAGAAGAATTACGGTTTATATAGTTTCTATATCACTATTGGTCTTAAGCATAATTGGTATTTACCAAATAAGAATCTCTGGCAGTCCTATAGAAGACATGCCTAAAAATGCAGAATTCTTTCATGATATAAGATTCTTTGAGAAAGAGTTTAAAGGAATAATGCCTGTTGAAATCGTAGTGGATACCAAAACTCCAAAAGGTGTTTTAAAGCCCGCTACACTTAAGCGTATGAATCAACTTGGAGAAGTAATCGATGAAATACCAGAACTTTCGTCTCCCGTTTCAGTAGTAAATTTGGTAAAATATTCCAAACAGGCCTTTTACAACGGCATACCAAAATACTATCAATTACCTACAAGTCAAGAAAACACTTTTATAATGGACGTTGCCCGTAAATCATCTGACAACGGAAATCTATTGGAGTCATTTGTGGATAGTACGGGACAAACCGCTAGAATAACTACATTCATGCGCGATGTAAACACAAGCCGTATGGAAGAAATAGAGCAACGTTTACTTGAGAATATCACTAAAATTTTTCCGGTAGAGCGTTATAATGTTTATATGACCGGTAGCGCACTTTTATTCCTAAAAGGAACTAAATATTTGGTAAAAAACCTGATCATGTCGCTTGCTCTTGCCATTGCGTTGATTGCTTTATTTATGGCTTACTTATTCCGTTCTTTCAGAATGATCGTTATATCACTGATCCCTAATCTTTTACCTCTAGTAATTACGGCGGGTATTATGGGATTTGTAGGCGTACCTATTAAGCCGTCTACAATTTTGGTATTTAGTATTGCATTTGGTATTTCTGTAGATGATACCATTCACTTTCTAGCCAAATACAGGCAAGAACTTACAGCGAATAAATGGCGTATTGAAAAATCGGTTTACAATGCACTACGAGAAACAGGTGTTAGTATGTTTTACACATCAATTGTATTATTTTTCGGTTTTTCAGTATTTGTAATTTCCAATTTTGGGGGTACTGTAGCCTTGGGTTCATTAGTATCGGCTACCTTATTACTTGCAATGTTGGCTAATTTAATTTTACTACCCTCGTTATTGTTATCGCTGGAAAAGAGTATAGCTAACAAACAGACACTTAAAAAACCACAAATAGATATCTTGCCTCAAGAAGAAAACAACAATTGA
- the asnS gene encoding asparagine--tRNA ligase, which yields MRLVTIKELLSSKNLLQEITVKGWVRTFRSNRFIALNDGSTLGTIQCVVDFENFDEELLKKVNTGAALKISGTLVESQGRGQSVEIQVNQLEVLGIADPDEYPIQPKKHSLEFLREKAHLRIRTNTFSAIMRVRSTLSFAIHNYFRENGFNYFHAPIITGSDAEGAGEMFRVTTLDDKNPPLTEEGDVNYKEDFFGKETNLTVSGQLEAEAYAMALGKVYTFGPTFRAENSNTSRHLAEFWMIEPEMAFFDLDANMDLAEDFIKNVISYTLTHCQEDLEFLEKRLLDEEKSKPQAQRSDMALIEKLKFVVDNNFKRVSYTEAIEILKNCKPNKKKQFTYPIEEWGTDLQSEHERYLVEKHFKCPVILFDYPAKIKAFYMRLNEDGKTVRAMDILFPGIGEIVGGSQREERLEVLKEKIKDLGIDEKELWWYLDLRKFGTAEHSGFGLGFERLVLFATGMGNIRDVIPFPRTPQNAEF from the coding sequence ATGCGTTTAGTCACAATAAAAGAACTACTTTCAAGTAAAAACCTATTACAGGAAATAACCGTTAAGGGGTGGGTACGAACATTTAGAAGCAACAGATTTATTGCTTTGAACGATGGTTCAACTTTAGGTACAATTCAATGTGTAGTTGATTTTGAAAATTTTGATGAAGAATTATTGAAGAAAGTGAATACTGGTGCCGCCCTAAAAATATCAGGTACATTGGTAGAAAGCCAAGGTAGAGGGCAGTCTGTTGAAATCCAAGTTAACCAATTAGAAGTACTTGGTATAGCTGATCCAGACGAATACCCAATTCAGCCCAAAAAACATTCACTGGAATTTTTAAGGGAGAAAGCTCACTTAAGAATTAGAACCAATACCTTTTCTGCCATAATGCGCGTAAGGTCAACCTTATCTTTTGCCATTCATAATTACTTTAGGGAAAACGGATTTAATTATTTTCATGCACCTATAATTACAGGATCAGATGCGGAAGGTGCCGGGGAAATGTTTCGTGTAACTACCTTAGATGATAAAAACCCACCGCTTACAGAAGAAGGTGATGTAAACTATAAAGAAGATTTTTTCGGAAAAGAAACCAATTTGACCGTATCTGGGCAATTAGAGGCAGAAGCATATGCTATGGCCCTAGGTAAAGTTTACACTTTTGGTCCCACTTTTAGGGCAGAAAACTCAAACACCTCAAGACACTTAGCCGAATTTTGGATGATTGAACCAGAAATGGCGTTCTTTGATCTTGATGCAAATATGGATCTTGCCGAAGACTTCATCAAAAATGTAATTTCTTACACTTTAACCCATTGTCAAGAAGACCTTGAGTTTTTAGAGAAAAGATTGTTGGACGAAGAAAAGAGCAAACCACAAGCCCAACGTAGTGATATGGCCTTGATCGAGAAATTAAAGTTTGTTGTAGACAATAATTTTAAAAGGGTTAGCTATACCGAAGCAATTGAAATTCTTAAAAATTGTAAACCGAACAAAAAGAAGCAATTTACCTATCCAATTGAAGAATGGGGTACAGATTTACAGAGTGAGCACGAGCGTTACTTGGTAGAAAAACACTTTAAGTGTCCGGTAATTCTTTTTGATTACCCTGCCAAGATAAAAGCGTTTTATATGCGTTTAAATGAAGACGGCAAAACCGTTAGGGCAATGGATATATTATTCCCAGGTATTGGTGAAATCGTAGGAGGGTCTCAGCGTGAAGAACGTTTAGAGGTGCTTAAGGAAAAAATAAAAGATTTAGGTATTGACGAAAAAGAGCTTTGGTGGTATTTAGATTTAAGAAAATTTGGAACGGCCGAACATAGTGGATTTGGTCTTGGATTTGAAAGATTGGTACTTTTTGCTACAGGCATGGGCAACATTAGAGACGTAATACCGTTTCCTAGAACACCACAGAATGCCGAATTTTAA
- the rpoN gene encoding RNA polymerase factor sigma-54 — protein MLKQHLQFKLSQKLSPQQIQLMKLIQLPTQAFEQRLKQELEENPALETGKEDLDNVVDDYDDVYDDNADSETINTEDINIDDYLSDDEIPDYRTKANNYSSDDEEKSVPYAAGISFNQHLINQLNTVYLSDEEWNIAEFLVGSVDESGYIRRPISDIMDDLAFTQNVYTDEETITRILSIVQELDPPGVGARTLEECLIIQLERKDVTPSIELATEILKKSFEHFTKKHYQKLIQKHNITEKELKDAIGEIEKLNPKPGGSYSGNNRIVEHVVPDFAIRITEGELELTLNGRNAPELHVSREYSNMLKGYKEAKDKSKSQKDTVMFIKQKLDAAKWFIDAIRQRQQTLFITMNAIMQYQKEYFLTGDERNLRPMILKDIADEIGMDVSTVSRVANSKYVDTPYGTKLIKEYFSESMKNEQGEDVSTREIKKILETVIQNETKKKPLTDDKLAAILKEKGYPIARRTVAKYREQLNIPVARMRKEI, from the coding sequence ATGCTAAAACAACATCTACAATTTAAATTATCCCAAAAATTATCTCCTCAACAGATTCAGTTGATGAAGTTAATTCAGCTGCCTACACAGGCGTTTGAACAACGACTTAAACAAGAATTAGAGGAGAACCCGGCACTAGAGACCGGCAAGGAAGATTTGGATAACGTTGTTGATGATTATGATGATGTTTATGATGACAATGCCGATAGCGAAACCATCAACACTGAGGACATCAATATAGATGATTACTTAAGTGACGATGAAATCCCGGATTACAGAACCAAGGCTAATAATTACAGTTCTGATGATGAAGAAAAAAGTGTACCCTACGCAGCCGGAATATCCTTCAATCAGCATTTAATAAATCAATTGAATACTGTTTACCTTTCTGATGAAGAATGGAACATCGCAGAGTTTTTAGTAGGTAGTGTAGATGAAAGCGGTTATATAAGAAGACCTATTTCCGATATCATGGACGATTTGGCTTTTACCCAAAATGTTTATACTGACGAAGAAACCATTACCAGAATATTATCTATTGTACAAGAGTTAGACCCACCAGGTGTAGGTGCACGTACTTTAGAGGAGTGTTTAATAATACAGTTAGAGCGAAAAGATGTCACTCCAAGTATTGAACTTGCAACAGAGATCTTAAAAAAGTCTTTTGAACACTTCACAAAGAAACACTATCAAAAATTAATTCAAAAACACAATATTACCGAAAAGGAATTGAAAGATGCCATCGGTGAAATAGAAAAATTAAACCCTAAACCAGGTGGATCTTATTCCGGAAATAATAGAATAGTTGAACATGTAGTTCCGGATTTTGCAATAAGAATAACCGAGGGAGAACTAGAGCTAACCCTTAATGGTAGAAATGCTCCAGAATTACATGTGTCTAGAGAATACAGCAATATGCTAAAAGGCTATAAGGAAGCCAAGGACAAATCTAAATCTCAAAAGGACACGGTTATGTTCATAAAGCAGAAATTAGATGCCGCAAAATGGTTTATAGACGCTATAAGACAACGACAACAAACCCTATTCATCACTATGAACGCCATCATGCAGTATCAAAAAGAATACTTCCTGACTGGCGATGAGCGCAATTTAAGACCGATGATCCTTAAGGATATCGCAGATGAAATAGGAATGGATGTTTCTACGGTTTCTAGGGTTGCCAATAGTAAATATGTAGATACTCCTTACGGTACCAAACTAATTAAAGAGTACTTCTCAGAATCTATGAAAAACGAACAAGGAGAAGATGTTTCTACACGGGAAATCAAGAAAATTTTGGAAACGGTTATTCAAAATGAAACCAAAAAGAAACCGCTAACCGATGATAAATTAGCGGCTATTTTAAAAGAAAAAGGTTATCCCATAGCTAGAAGAACTGTTGCCAAGTATAGAGAGCAATTGAATATTCCTGTTGCACGCATGAGAAAAGAAATCTAA
- a CDS encoding porin family protein, whose product MRFCIVLFLVVIQSNAQEVLDTLDNPRYFEDQFYVGLSYNFILNHPEGSNQRNLSYGLQGGIIKDIPLNKAGTKAIGIGAGLALNSYYSNLVADVLNDDISYSINDDITRSKLETHLLEFPLEFRWRNSTADEYKFWRIYGGIKAAYILGARSKYDLGDISEGFKNTDLTKFQYGLTLSFGYNTFNLHAYYALTELFNGNASVNGEVLQYRPLRIGLIFYIL is encoded by the coding sequence ATGCGTTTCTGTATTGTTTTATTCTTGGTGGTAATACAATCTAATGCCCAAGAGGTTTTAGATACATTGGATAACCCCCGATATTTTGAGGATCAATTCTATGTTGGTCTTTCGTATAATTTCATTTTAAACCATCCGGAGGGGTCTAATCAACGTAATTTATCATATGGTCTGCAAGGTGGTATTATCAAAGATATTCCTTTAAATAAAGCTGGAACTAAGGCTATAGGGATAGGAGCTGGTTTGGCGTTAAACAGTTATTATTCAAACTTGGTTGCAGATGTTTTAAACGATGATATTAGTTATAGTATCAATGATGATATAACTAGAAGTAAGTTAGAAACACACCTTTTGGAATTCCCATTGGAATTTAGATGGCGAAATTCCACCGCAGATGAATACAAATTCTGGCGTATTTATGGTGGTATCAAGGCCGCTTATATTTTAGGTGCTAGATCAAAGTATGATCTTGGTGATATAAGTGAGGGTTTTAAGAATACCGATCTTACCAAATTTCAGTATGGACTTACCTTAAGTTTTGGGTACAATACCTTTAATTTACATGCGTATTATGCGCTTACCGAACTGTTTAATGGCAATGCATCTGTTAATGGAGAGGTGTTGCAGTATAGACCTTTACGTATTGGTTTGATCTTCTATATTCTATAG
- a CDS encoding ExbD/TolR family protein has translation MSKFAKKKDGEVPAVSTASLPDIVFMLLFFFMTVTVMKDSSLKVENVLPNASEVKKLEKKDRVIYIYVGKPTKEYEKLFGSEPKIQLNDKLSSPSEVGDYILMERAKKPQELQNVLTTALKVDKNASMGLISDIKQELRKVNALKVNYTTYEGDAFNNLQ, from the coding sequence ATGTCAAAATTTGCAAAGAAAAAAGATGGAGAGGTACCTGCGGTATCAACAGCTTCCCTTCCTGACATTGTATTTATGCTTTTGTTTTTCTTTATGACGGTAACCGTGATGAAGGATAGTTCTTTGAAAGTAGAAAATGTACTTCCTAACGCTAGTGAAGTAAAGAAGCTTGAAAAGAAGGATCGTGTAATTTATATTTATGTTGGTAAGCCAACTAAAGAATATGAGAAATTATTTGGTAGTGAGCCAAAGATTCAATTAAACGATAAATTATCTAGTCCATCTGAAGTTGGTGATTACATTTTGATGGAAAGGGCTAAAAAGCCACAAGAACTTCAAAACGTTTTGACCACGGCACTTAAAGTCGATAAGAACGCAAGTATGGGATTAATATCCGATATTAAACAAGAGTTAAGAAAGGTTAATGCTTTAAAGGTAAATTATACTACCTATGAAGGTGATGCTTTCAATAATCTACAATAG
- a CDS encoding ExbD/TolR family protein: protein MARRAGAPEVSAGSMADIAFLLLIFFLVTTTIETDAGLDRMLPPIEPPDTDVVIKQKNIFQVNINKNGQLLADDELIELKDLRSKAMAFLDNGGDGTCSYCQGRKNAESSDNPSKAIISLKNDRETKYSTYITVQNELVGAYNDLRNREAQRLYKKNFVDMEAEYLNPETDDDVKEELKEKVKKIQDLFPQKLSEAETSSD, encoded by the coding sequence ATGGCTAGAAGAGCAGGAGCACCAGAAGTAAGTGCCGGTTCCATGGCGGATATAGCTTTCCTTTTACTTATCTTTTTCTTGGTAACAACTACTATTGAAACGGATGCAGGATTGGATCGTATGCTTCCACCAATTGAACCGCCCGATACGGATGTAGTAATTAAACAAAAGAACATCTTTCAAGTAAATATCAACAAGAACGGTCAATTATTGGCTGATGACGAGTTGATCGAGCTTAAAGACCTAAGATCAAAAGCCATGGCTTTTTTAGATAATGGTGGTGATGGTACATGTTCTTATTGTCAAGGAAGAAAAAATGCTGAATCTTCAGATAATCCTTCTAAAGCGATTATCTCTTTAAAGAACGATCGTGAAACAAAGTATAGTACTTACATAACTGTGCAGAACGAACTTGTAGGAGCTTACAACGATCTAAGAAATAGAGAGGCACAGCGTTTATATAAGAAGAACTTCGTTGATATGGAAGCTGAATATCTTAACCCTGAAACTGATGACGATGTAAAGGAAGAGTTGAAGGAAAAGGTAAAGAAGATTCAAGATTTGTTTCCACAGAAATTGTCTGAGGCCGAAACTTCAAGTGATTAA
- a CDS encoding MotA/TolQ/ExbB proton channel family protein has translation MKKLFPSLAVAGAFVAGTNIVSAKVAAVALLVQEGAPEAEKGFTQVLKEMFITGGAGFMGIVLLCLILGLAVAIERIIYLNMASTNSAKLKQQVEDALASGGVEAAKEVCRNTKGPVASIYYQGLDRAGESIESAEKAVVAYGGVQMGQLEKNVSWLSLFIAIAPMLGFMGTVIGMIQAFQKIAAVGNLSASLIAGDIQVALLTTVFGLITAIILQIFYNYIIAKIDSIVNDMEDSSITLIDMLVDHKK, from the coding sequence ATGAAAAAATTATTCCCAAGCCTAGCAGTCGCTGGGGCATTTGTAGCAGGTACAAATATTGTAAGTGCAAAAGTAGCAGCAGTAGCGTTGCTAGTTCAAGAAGGAGCTCCTGAAGCGGAAAAAGGATTTACTCAGGTTTTAAAAGAAATGTTTATTACAGGTGGTGCCGGTTTCATGGGTATCGTTCTTTTATGTTTGATCCTTGGTTTGGCAGTTGCTATTGAAAGAATTATTTATTTGAACATGGCAAGTACAAATTCTGCCAAGTTGAAACAACAAGTTGAAGATGCATTGGCGTCAGGTGGTGTTGAGGCTGCAAAAGAGGTTTGTAGAAATACAAAAGGACCTGTTGCTTCTATTTACTACCAAGGTTTGGACAGAGCTGGTGAGAGCATTGAGTCTGCTGAAAAAGCTGTTGTTGCTTATGGTGGTGTTCAAATGGGTCAATTGGAGAAAAACGTTTCTTGGTTGTCTTTATTTATTGCAATTGCACCAATGCTTGGTTTCATGGGTACGGTAATTGGTATGATCCAGGCCTTCCAAAAGATTGCTGCTGTTGGTAACTTAAGTGCATCTCTTATTGCAGGTGATATTCAGGTTGCATTATTAACAACGGTATTCGGTCTTATTACGGCTATTATACTTCAAATTTTCTACAACTATATTATCGCTAAAATTGATAGCATCGTTAATGATATGGAAGATTCTTCTATTACATTGATCGATATGTTGGTAGATCACAAAAAATAA
- a CDS encoding asparaginase — MDKRSILLIYTGGTIGMMKDYSSGALKAFDFSQLLKNIPELNQLDCTISSFSFDYPIDSSNMNPGHWIAISDIIADKYHEYDGFVVLHGSDTMSYTASALSFLLENLSKPVILTGSQLPIGDLRTDAKENLITAIQIAALYEKGKPVIQEVGLYFEYKLYRGNRTTKINAEHFQAFASLNYPHLIESGVHLSVFKEYLLPQKRKLPLKSHKNMDDNVAILKIFPGINENIIDAILNAKNLKALILETYGSGNAPMEEWFLKKLNNAINKGIHIINVTQCSGGAVMMGHYETSSRLKKMQVVNGKDITTEAAITKAMYLLGSGVSHDLFKTVFETSLRGEML; from the coding sequence ATGGATAAAAGAAGCATTTTATTGATTTATACAGGTGGTACGATCGGAATGATGAAAGATTATTCATCTGGGGCGTTAAAGGCTTTTGATTTCTCGCAATTGCTAAAAAATATACCAGAACTTAATCAGTTAGATTGTACTATATCAAGCTTTTCGTTTGATTATCCTATAGATTCATCCAATATGAACCCTGGTCATTGGATCGCTATTTCAGATATTATCGCTGATAAATACCATGAATATGATGGTTTTGTAGTGTTACATGGTAGTGATACTATGAGTTATACGGCGTCTGCTTTAAGTTTTTTGTTGGAAAACCTTTCAAAGCCGGTAATTTTAACAGGATCTCAATTGCCCATTGGTGACTTAAGGACAGATGCTAAAGAAAATCTTATTACTGCTATTCAAATTGCAGCTTTGTATGAAAAAGGAAAACCTGTAATACAAGAAGTAGGGTTGTATTTTGAGTATAAATTGTATAGAGGAAATAGAACTACTAAAATAAATGCGGAACATTTTCAAGCATTTGCTTCTTTGAACTACCCTCATTTAATAGAATCGGGAGTGCATTTATCGGTTTTTAAAGAATATTTACTGCCCCAAAAACGAAAATTGCCGTTAAAATCACATAAAAATATGGATGACAATGTGGCTATTTTAAAAATTTTTCCGGGAATTAATGAAAATATTATCGACGCAATTTTAAACGCCAAAAATTTAAAAGCGCTGATTTTGGAAACTTATGGGTCGGGAAATGCTCCAATGGAAGAATGGTTTTTAAAGAAATTAAATAATGCAATAAATAAAGGAATTCATATAATTAATGTCACCCAGTGTTCTGGTGGTGCGGTTATGATGGGGCATTATGAAACAAGTTCAAGATTAAAGAAAATGCAAGTAGTTAATGGTAAGGATATTACGACTGAAGCTGCTATAACCAAGGCTATGTATCTATTGGGTAGTGGTGTTTCCCATGACCTGTTTAAAACCGTTTTCGAAACCTCTTTGCGTGGAGAAATGCTGTAA
- a CDS encoding TatD family hydrolase, translating to MIITDTHTHLYSEAFDEDRKEAIEKAIDLGVERFFIPAIDSSYTESMLALEKDFPGRMFLMSGLHPTHVNENFEQELLHVEEMLEKHTYYAVGEIGIDLYWEKKYIKEQKIAFKKQIQLAKRKNLPIVIHCRDAFDEVFEVLEGEKGNGLRGIFHCFTGTLEQAKKAISYNMKLGIGGVVTFKNGKIDTFLKEIELKHIVLETDSPYLAPTPYRGKRNESAYIINVLEKMADVYGVPNEEIALVTTNNSREVFGI from the coding sequence ATGATTATAACAGATACGCATACGCATTTATATAGTGAGGCTTTTGATGAAGATAGAAAAGAAGCGATTGAGAAAGCAATTGATTTGGGAGTGGAAAGGTTTTTTATTCCCGCTATAGATTCTTCCTATACGGAAAGCATGTTGGCACTTGAAAAGGATTTTCCAGGACGCATGTTTTTGATGTCGGGATTGCATCCTACACATGTAAATGAGAATTTTGAGCAAGAGCTCTTACATGTAGAGGAAATGCTTGAAAAACATACCTATTATGCAGTGGGTGAAATTGGTATCGATTTATATTGGGAAAAGAAGTATATAAAAGAGCAGAAAATTGCTTTTAAAAAGCAGATACAACTGGCTAAAAGAAAGAATTTGCCTATTGTCATACATTGTCGTGATGCTTTTGATGAGGTATTTGAAGTATTGGAGGGGGAAAAGGGTAATGGACTAAGAGGTATTTTTCATTGTTTTACCGGTACGCTTGAACAGGCGAAAAAAGCTATTTCGTATAATATGAAATTGGGTATAGGTGGTGTGGTCACATTTAAGAATGGTAAAATAGATACATTTTTAAAGGAGATAGAATTAAAGCATATTGTTCTGGAAACAGATTCACCCTATCTGGCGCCAACTCCATATAGAGGGAAAAGAAATGAAAGTGCGTACATCATCAATGTACTGGAAAAAATGGCTGATGTTTATGGGGTTCCTAATGAAGAAATTGCGTTAGTAACCACTAACAATTCTAGAGAAGTGTTCGGTATTTAA
- a CDS encoding retropepsin-like aspartic protease, with translation MSTLKKFLKDKDYVRIPLELTATDHFEIYAEINSVPGRFILDTGASNTCIGMDKIEHFKLISEESVIKAAGAGATNMETLVSKSNTINLNSWEFHNLEIVLFDLKHVNEALTAHNAEPVDGIIGADILKKSKAIIDYGKKCIYLKKKKR, from the coding sequence ATGAGTACCCTCAAAAAATTTTTGAAGGATAAAGATTACGTACGCATTCCCTTAGAGTTAACCGCAACCGATCATTTTGAAATCTATGCTGAAATAAATTCGGTGCCAGGCAGATTTATATTGGACACAGGCGCATCGAATACCTGTATTGGTATGGATAAAATTGAGCATTTTAAATTAATTTCTGAAGAGTCTGTTATAAAAGCTGCCGGTGCCGGTGCCACGAATATGGAAACCTTAGTCTCTAAGAGCAACACCATCAATTTAAATTCATGGGAATTTCATAATCTTGAAATTGTGCTTTTCGATTTAAAACATGTAAACGAAGCCCTTACCGCACATAATGCAGAGCCGGTAGACGGAATTATAGGTGCCGATATTCTTAAAAAATCCAAAGCAATTATCGACTACGGTAAAAAATGCATCTATTTAAAAAAGAAAAAGCGTTGA